A single Ziziphus jujuba cultivar Dongzao chromosome 11, ASM3175591v1 DNA region contains:
- the LOC107432250 gene encoding uncharacterized protein LOC107432250, whose product MEGGRIWAERCFYYHHHHRFNHISTPSALPWVALPTLKSLSVSVDQQRLRRLYTRIAALRTTSRRRLSTISASAAFSSGPEPLDLTEDNIRQVLADARVELGQLFDDSVGITGQVELAELDGPFVKISLKGRFWHKRSTVVARLGNYLKQRIPEILEVDIEDEKQLDDSPENF is encoded by the exons ATGGAGGGAGGGAGGATATGGGCAGAGCGATGTTTCTattaccaccaccaccatcgaTTCAATCACATATCAACACCATCGGCACTCCCTTGGGTAGCTCTTCCAACCTTGAAATCATTATCAGTTTCAGTGGACCAACAAAGACTGAGGAGGCTCTATACCAGAATCGCAGCGTTGAGAACGACGAGCCGTAGGAGACTATCGACCATATCAGCATCAGCAGCATTTTCTTCTGGTCCAGAACCACTCGATCTAACCGAGGACAACATCAGGCAGGTTCTGGCCGATGCTCGAGTGGAGCTTGGACAGCTTTTTGATGATTCTGTTGGCATTACAG GACAAGTTGAACTTGCTGAATTGGACGGACCCTTTGTGAAGATTAGTCTCAAAGGTCGATTTTGGCACAAGCGTAGCACGGTTGTAGCCAGGCTCGGAAATTATCTCAAGCAGAGGATCCCT GAAATCTTGGAGGTAGATATAGAAGATGAGAAACAATTGGATGATAGTCCGGAAAACTTCTAA